A genomic window from Pirellulales bacterium includes:
- the pheS gene encoding phenylalanine--tRNA ligase subunit alpha, which translates to MALADFLAELDTLASAAEAAFARASTPAQLESARVDFLGAKSGRLKTAQKGLGGVPAADKPAAGKQFNAAKERIEAAWTAAQSRLEAAPDVTSSPFDVTLPGTLPRLGHLHPLTQTIEDLKEIMGRLGFTAVDGPEIEDEWHNFEALNIPLSHPARDPLENFYLRTAEKLAANLGEKGATSPADCSRPLLLRSQTSTVQIRVMEKTRPPIRIISLGRVYRPDDADATHYPMFHQIEGLLVDRQVTMADLKSTLRLFATSFFGRDVHIRFRPSFFPFTEPSVEVDMSWGDRWIEMGGAGMVDPNVFRAVGYDPDEFTGFAFGLGVERVCARRHQVADIREFYKNDVRFLEQFL; encoded by the coding sequence ATGGCATTGGCTGACTTCTTGGCGGAATTGGATACCTTGGCCAGCGCGGCGGAAGCCGCGTTTGCCCGCGCGTCCACGCCAGCCCAGTTAGAATCCGCCCGCGTCGATTTTCTGGGCGCAAAAAGTGGCCGGTTAAAAACCGCGCAAAAAGGGCTGGGAGGCGTTCCCGCCGCCGATAAGCCCGCCGCAGGCAAACAGTTTAACGCGGCCAAGGAACGAATCGAGGCCGCCTGGACCGCCGCGCAATCACGGCTCGAGGCCGCTCCCGATGTGACATCCTCCCCCTTTGATGTCACACTTCCCGGCACCCTTCCCCGCTTGGGCCATTTGCATCCCCTGACCCAAACCATCGAGGACCTTAAGGAAATCATGGGACGGCTAGGATTTACAGCCGTGGATGGCCCGGAAATCGAAGACGAGTGGCATAATTTTGAGGCACTCAATATACCGTTATCCCATCCGGCGCGTGATCCGCTGGAAAATTTTTATTTACGCACGGCGGAAAAACTAGCGGCTAATTTAGGCGAAAAAGGAGCAACTTCACCCGCGGACTGCTCTCGCCCCCTATTGCTGCGCAGCCAAACCAGCACCGTGCAAATCCGCGTGATGGAAAAAACCCGCCCGCCGATTCGGATTATTTCGCTGGGCCGGGTATACCGACCGGACGACGCCGACGCCACGCATTATCCCATGTTTCATCAGATCGAGGGGCTATTGGTGGATCGGCAGGTCACGATGGCCGATCTTAAAAGCACGCTGCGGCTCTTTGCCACCAGTTTTTTTGGGCGGGATGTGCATATCCGCTTTCGCCCGTCATTTTTTCCCTTTACCGAACCTAGCGTCGAAGTCGATATGAGTTGGGGGGACCGCTGGATCGAAATGGGGGGGGCGGGCATGGTCGATCCCAACGTCTTTCGCGCGGTCGGTTACGACCCTGACGAGTTCACCGGCTTTGCCTTTGGCTTGGGGGTGGAACGGGTCTGCGC
- the rplT gene encoding 50S ribosomal protein L20 — MRITSAVPRSKRKKRLFQKVKGFVGGRRKLLRTAKEALVRSGVYAYRDRRRRKRDFRRLWIIRLSAAAEMAGLRYSQYIHGLKLANIELDRKILSDMAIHDPAGFAVVTALVKSALKL, encoded by the coding sequence ATGCGTATTACCAGTGCAGTTCCCCGTAGTAAACGGAAAAAGCGTCTCTTTCAAAAAGTAAAAGGCTTTGTTGGCGGGCGGCGCAAGTTGCTGCGTACCGCCAAGGAAGCCTTGGTTCGCTCGGGCGTGTATGCCTATCGTGATCGTCGCCGCCGCAAACGCGACTTTCGCCGGTTATGGATTATTCGCCTGAGCGCCGCCGCCGAAATGGCCGGTCTGCGCTATAGCCAATACATCCACGGATTAAAATTGGCCAATATCGAACTTGATCGCAAGATCTTGTCCGACATGGCCATCCATGATCCCGCGGGATTTGCCGTGGTGACCGCGCTGGTCAAAAGCGCGTTAAAACTCTAA
- the rpmI gene encoding 50S ribosomal protein L35: MPKLKTHKGTKKRFRVTANGKVKHRQAGTSHLNTRLSKKRRRNLRGTAVLAQPDTPRIVEALGKHSY; the protein is encoded by the coding sequence ATGCCCAAGCTCAAAACCCACAAGGGAACCAAAAAGCGGTTTCGCGTCACGGCCAATGGCAAGGTCAAACATCGCCAGGCCGGAACCAGCCACTTGAACACCCGCCTGTCCAAGAAGCGCCGCCGCAACTTGCGGGGGACGGCGGTACTGGCCCAGCCCGATACCCCGCGCATCGTCGAAGCCCTGGGCAAGCACAGTTACTAG
- a CDS encoding sigma-70 family RNA polymerase sigma factor, which produces MEEDNTEQLLIERVRSHEPAAMSEYLMYKRLPLLAFIERRLGGALKRKLEPEDIFQEVSAEAMRSLESLDFSQKEPFSWLCQLAERRIIDAHRRLISSQKRAAGREVGIHGDAESSRAGLVNLLIASMTTASQAVSRDEKQLRLLNAMAHLPEDQQTALRLRYVDGLPSKDIAERLGKSDGSVRVMLTRSLAKLQQLLGVNPEEDN; this is translated from the coding sequence GTGGAAGAAGATAACACCGAACAACTCTTGATCGAGCGCGTGCGGTCCCATGAACCCGCGGCCATGAGCGAATATTTGATGTACAAGCGCTTGCCGCTCTTGGCGTTTATCGAGCGGCGGTTGGGGGGGGCTCTCAAACGCAAGCTAGAGCCGGAGGACATTTTTCAGGAAGTCAGCGCCGAAGCGATGCGCAGCCTGGAATCCTTGGATTTTAGCCAAAAAGAACCCTTTAGCTGGCTGTGCCAATTAGCCGAACGGCGGATTATTGACGCGCACCGCAGGCTGATATCCAGCCAAAAGCGCGCCGCGGGGCGCGAGGTGGGTATCCACGGCGACGCCGAAAGCAGCCGGGCCGGGCTGGTCAATTTATTGATTGCCAGCATGACCACGGCCAGTCAGGCGGTCTCGCGCGATGAAAAACAACTGCGGTTGTTAAACGCCATGGCCCACCTGCCGGAGGACCAGCAAACCGCCCTGCGACTGCGATATGTGGACGGCCTGCCATCCAAGGATATCGCCGAGCGGCTGGGAAAATCCGACGGCTCGGTGCGGGTCATGCTAACCCGTTCGCTAGCCAAATTGCAGCAGTTGCTGGGAGTGAATCCAGAAGAAGACAATTAA
- a CDS encoding cation acetate symporter: MIYEASGLALGVFVTFVLGVLGISFYLGSKAKSAAGYYAAHGQIPWFVNGVAFAGDYLSAASFLGICGMIAFYGYDGFLYSIGYLAGWIVALLVIAEPLKRLGKFTFADALDNRFHSKGIRLTAAISTLVVSIFYLIPQMVGAGALIRPLLGIDSSWGVVLVGTIVILIVVMAGMVSTTWVQFIKGGLLVLFCGVLTYGILARGLTTAPQPGNNAFAAYQTTSLPLLLEKNPDLEVLPTASPWQGKPYVRLKSASTGRLEIWRVIPSVTGEPAPAAPQIAATQFITKQPGQPTLANGLPQGRGEGKAELYPVGQILKLPHSSLASPPTAETPQSTGPLDPATYLSVLQHSQIVSWRKELPITESSGAVTTIYYPQVLSGAELLTPGGSPTFAGIRTNDIYAKLNFLSLMLALFAGTASLPHILIRYYTVKDQASARKSTVVGIASIGCFYILTLYLGLGAMTSGVLDPTDSNMAAPLLSRGFGELPFALISAIAFTTVLGTVSGLILAASGAVAHDLATGLLKLNLTDVGKVLVGKVAAVVVGGIGIVLGILFENFNVTFLVGWAFNIAASANLPALVMLLFWPRTTRQGITASILVGLLSSLGWVLSSGEAFANVYKLDPKYAWVPFNQPAIVTLPLSFLVLVAVSLATGGKGEK; the protein is encoded by the coding sequence ATGATCTATGAAGCTTCCGGTTTGGCCCTGGGCGTGTTTGTAACGTTCGTGCTGGGCGTGCTGGGGATTAGTTTTTATTTAGGCTCAAAGGCTAAATCCGCCGCGGGTTATTATGCCGCGCATGGCCAGATACCTTGGTTTGTGAATGGCGTGGCCTTTGCCGGGGATTACTTATCAGCGGCGTCGTTTTTGGGCATTTGCGGCATGATTGCCTTTTATGGCTATGATGGATTTTTATATTCGATCGGTTACCTCGCGGGGTGGATTGTCGCGCTCTTGGTGATTGCCGAACCACTGAAACGATTGGGAAAGTTTACGTTCGCGGACGCCTTGGACAATCGCTTTCATAGCAAAGGCATCCGCCTGACCGCCGCGATTAGCACGTTGGTGGTCAGCATCTTTTATTTGATTCCCCAAATGGTCGGGGCCGGCGCGCTCATTCGCCCCCTCTTGGGCATTGATTCCTCCTGGGGCGTGGTGTTAGTGGGTACCATCGTGATTCTCATTGTGGTCATGGCGGGAATGGTCTCGACCACTTGGGTGCAGTTTATCAAGGGAGGATTGCTGGTTTTATTTTGTGGAGTTTTAACATATGGAATATTAGCGCGGGGATTAACAACCGCTCCCCAACCCGGAAATAATGCTTTCGCAGCTTATCAAACGACTAGCTTACCGCTTTTGCTCGAAAAAAATCCTGACCTAGAGGTATTGCCCACCGCCAGCCCCTGGCAAGGCAAACCGTATGTGAGACTAAAAAGCGCCAGTACCGGCCGACTGGAAATTTGGCGCGTTATACCGTCCGTAACGGGCGAGCCCGCTCCAGCAGCGCCGCAAATCGCCGCAACCCAGTTTATCACTAAACAACCGGGCCAACCTACCTTGGCCAATGGCCTGCCGCAGGGCCGGGGAGAAGGCAAAGCAGAGCTTTATCCCGTGGGTCAAATTTTAAAGTTACCGCATAGCAGCCTGGCATCGCCCCCAACCGCCGAAACCCCACAGTCGACCGGCCCCCTGGACCCGGCCACGTATTTGTCAGTTTTACAGCATAGCCAAATTGTCTCTTGGCGCAAGGAACTGCCGATCACAGAATCCAGCGGCGCTGTCACCACAATTTATTACCCACAAGTGCTGAGCGGTGCGGAGCTATTAACTCCCGGCGGCAGCCCCACCTTTGCGGGAATTCGCACCAATGATATTTATGCCAAACTCAACTTCTTATCGCTGATGCTGGCCCTGTTTGCGGGGACGGCCTCGCTGCCGCATATCTTGATTCGCTATTACACGGTCAAAGACCAAGCTTCCGCCCGTAAAAGCACTGTCGTGGGAATCGCCAGCATTGGCTGCTTTTATATCTTAACCTTGTATCTGGGCCTGGGGGCCATGACCAGCGGCGTGCTTGATCCCACGGACAGTAACATGGCCGCGCCGCTGTTGTCGCGCGGTTTTGGCGAATTGCCATTCGCGCTGATTAGCGCCATTGCCTTTACCACCGTGCTAGGGACGGTCAGCGGACTGATTTTGGCCGCCAGCGGCGCGGTGGCCCATGATTTGGCCACAGGATTGCTAAAGTTAAATCTGACCGACGTGGGGAAGGTCCTGGTGGGCAAGGTCGCGGCGGTTGTGGTGGGGGGGATTGGTATTGTCCTGGGGATTTTATTTGAAAATTTTAATGTGACGTTTTTAGTCGGTTGGGCGTTTAACATCGCGGCCAGCGCGAATTTACCCGCGTTGGTGATGCTGTTATTTTGGCCCAGGACCACCCGCCAGGGGATCACCGCCTCGATCTTGGTGGGATTGCTCAGTTCGCTGGGTTGGGTCTTGTCCAGCGGCGAGGCATTTGCCAATGTCTACAAGCTGGACCCCAAATATGCCTGGGTTCCTTTTAATCAACCGGCGATTGTCACCTTGCCGCTCAGCTTTTTGGTATTGGTGGCGGTGTCGCTAGCAACGGGCGGCAAAGGGGAGAAGTAA
- a CDS encoding DUF485 domain-containing protein produces MSQPAPSTTNTAASPDAFRLDAVSARQTRLGLALFAGYCLFYGIFMLWASFAPDSLAWETPLGPNLAICYGIGLIVGAIVIAFLYMFLSRNRKMTEPSLSAAQSPSPRARDGQP; encoded by the coding sequence ATGTCCCAGCCCGCCCCTTCCACCACAAATACCGCCGCCAGCCCGGACGCTTTCCGGCTTGATGCTGTTAGTGCTCGACAAACCCGCCTCGGATTGGCACTGTTTGCCGGTTACTGCCTGTTTTATGGCATCTTTATGTTGTGGGCCAGCTTTGCCCCGGATAGTCTTGCCTGGGAAACTCCATTGGGGCCGAATTTGGCCATTTGTTATGGCATTGGGCTGATTGTGGGGGCGATTGTGATCGCGTTCCTATACATGTTCCTTAGTCGTAACCGAAAGATGACGGAGCCCTCCCTCTCTGCGGCACAGTCCCCTTCCCCACGCGCGAGGGACGGCCAGCCATGA
- a CDS encoding GNAT family N-acetyltransferase, with translation MPTLLETPLPPNSLHFADMGGMISTADILAEQAAQGWSVNEIRTLPELLQLRPAWNRLAGQTAGATHFLTLDWLATYWRHFGQDQQLRILVVATQPQLDGGATKASLPAAATIVGVLPMVLRHEQTALGLIRVLTFPLDGWGCFYGPLGPCPDLTLSHGLKYLRAQSRDYDLLDLRWIDNRQGLGDLCQTMLRSHGFSAVERVWFPTAQVDLTTGWDEYWARRTSHWRTNVRSNLKKLAKLGRLGYLRYRPRGEEFHEQDPRWDLFEQCVDLAAHSWQGSRADGTTLSHPQVREYLRDAHQTAARTGALDLNLLYCDGQPVAFAYNYAQFGQVYGLRSGYDPKYKAQGAGTCLIYHMLEDSCRRGDNGLDLGPNNLTSKQPWLTSVVPSYRYSHFTGRSLYGWLQWLRWRTG, from the coding sequence ATGCCCACGCTCCTTGAAACTCCGCTTCCGCCAAACTCCCTGCATTTTGCGGACATGGGGGGGATGATCTCGACCGCGGATATCTTGGCCGAACAAGCGGCTCAAGGTTGGAGCGTGAATGAAATTCGCACATTGCCGGAACTACTGCAATTGCGCCCCGCGTGGAATCGCCTGGCGGGGCAAACTGCCGGTGCCACGCACTTTTTGACATTGGATTGGCTGGCGACTTATTGGCGGCATTTTGGCCAGGATCAACAACTGCGTATCCTGGTGGTGGCCACGCAGCCCCAGCTTGACGGCGGCGCAACCAAAGCTTCCTTGCCAGCCGCGGCGACCATCGTGGGTGTCCTGCCCATGGTGCTAAGGCATGAACAAACGGCCTTGGGATTGATCAGGGTGCTGACCTTCCCCCTGGACGGGTGGGGATGTTTTTATGGGCCGCTGGGGCCTTGTCCGGATTTAACCCTGAGTCATGGTTTGAAATACTTACGCGCTCAATCCCGCGATTATGATTTGCTGGATTTGCGCTGGATTGATAATCGCCAGGGCTTGGGCGATTTATGCCAAACCATGCTACGCTCTCATGGGTTTTCCGCGGTCGAGCGGGTCTGGTTTCCCACCGCGCAAGTTGATCTAACGACCGGCTGGGACGAATATTGGGCCAGGCGGACATCGCATTGGCGAACAAATGTACGCAGCAATTTGAAAAAACTGGCAAAATTAGGCAGGCTAGGGTATCTGCGTTATCGCCCCCGGGGAGAGGAGTTCCATGAGCAGGATCCCCGTTGGGATTTATTTGAGCAATGCGTCGACTTGGCCGCGCATAGCTGGCAAGGGAGCCGCGCGGACGGCACCACGCTTTCGCATCCCCAAGTGCGGGAGTATCTTCGTGACGCCCACCAAACCGCGGCGCGCACGGGCGCGCTGGATTTGAATTTGCTGTACTGTGATGGACAACCGGTGGCGTTTGCCTACAATTACGCCCAATTTGGGCAAGTTTATGGCTTGCGGTCGGGCTATGATCCTAAATACAAGGCCCAGGGGGCGGGCACCTGCCTGATTTACCATATGCTGGAGGATAGCTGCCGGCGCGGTGATAACGGGTTGGATTTGGGGCCGAATAACCTGACGAGCAAGCAACCTTGGCTGACCAGCGTGGTCCCCAGTTACCGCTACTCGCACTTTACAGGTAGGTCGCTGTATGGCTGGCTGCAATGGCTCCGTTGGCGAACTGGCTAA
- a CDS encoding argininosuccinate synthase: MKSCVLAYSGGLDTSVILGWLQEQGYAVHAVYVDLGQPCEDRQAILNKARQCGAASARIVDAQEELCRDFAFPVMQWQAKYENIYLLGTSIARPLISKVCLQVAREVGASAYAHGATGKGNDQCRFQLAAEALDPGIKLIAPWRIPEFRQKFPGRTEMIEFCREKNIPVKASLAKPYSSDENCLHISYEAGKLEELDVNGVELVEFGMSVSPQAAPDKIESLTLEFASGVPIKLNGQPHSPLAMVQALNAIGGRNGVGRIDIVENRFVGMKSRGVYEAPGMTILYAAHQAIEQLTLDRDLTHLRDRLAPEVAEMVYYGFWYCAKMDALLAFIRQAQQSVTGTVKLNLYKGNIMLAGRSSPVSLYDAGIASMEGGGSYDQTDAEGFLRIQGLPLRVQGRVRPREY; this comes from the coding sequence ATGAAAAGTTGTGTTCTGGCTTATTCCGGTGGTTTGGACACCTCGGTCATTCTGGGTTGGCTCCAAGAGCAGGGTTACGCGGTGCACGCCGTCTATGTTGACTTGGGGCAACCGTGCGAGGACCGCCAGGCAATCCTAAATAAAGCCCGGCAATGCGGCGCGGCGTCCGCCCGGATTGTGGACGCACAAGAAGAACTCTGCCGCGACTTTGCTTTTCCTGTGATGCAATGGCAGGCCAAGTACGAAAATATCTACCTTTTGGGGACTTCTATTGCCCGGCCCCTCATTTCCAAGGTTTGCCTGCAAGTCGCACGCGAAGTGGGTGCGTCCGCTTACGCCCACGGCGCGACGGGAAAGGGGAACGACCAGTGCCGGTTTCAACTGGCGGCAGAGGCCCTTGATCCGGGGATCAAGCTAATCGCGCCTTGGCGGATTCCCGAATTTCGGCAAAAATTTCCCGGTAGAACGGAAATGATCGAGTTTTGCCGCGAGAAAAACATACCGGTCAAGGCCTCCCTGGCCAAGCCCTACTCGAGTGATGAAAATTGCCTGCACATCAGCTACGAAGCGGGCAAGCTGGAAGAGTTGGACGTCAACGGCGTGGAACTGGTCGAATTTGGGATGAGCGTCAGCCCGCAGGCAGCGCCTGATAAAATCGAATCCCTCACGCTGGAATTTGCCTCTGGTGTGCCGATCAAGCTGAATGGCCAACCACATAGCCCCCTGGCCATGGTTCAGGCACTGAACGCCATTGGCGGTCGCAATGGCGTGGGCCGGATTGATATTGTGGAAAATCGCTTTGTCGGGATGAAAAGCCGCGGCGTGTACGAGGCCCCCGGCATGACGATATTGTACGCCGCGCACCAGGCAATCGAGCAACTGACTCTGGACCGCGACCTGACGCATTTGCGGGATCGATTGGCTCCGGAAGTGGCTGAAATGGTGTATTACGGCTTTTGGTATTGTGCCAAGATGGACGCGCTGTTGGCGTTTATCCGCCAGGCCCAGCAATCGGTCACCGGCACGGTAAAGTTGAATCTGTATAAGGGGAATATTATGCTGGCCGGGCGTTCCAGTCCCGTCAGCCTGTATGATGCGGGGATCGCCAGCATGGAGGGGGGTGGTTCTTACGACCAGACCGACGCCGAGGGATTTTTGCGCATTCAGGGGTTGCCGCTGCGCGTGCAGGGACGCGTCCGCCCGCGGGAGTACTAG